A single genomic interval of Chitinophaga sp. 180180018-3 harbors:
- a CDS encoding carbohydrate kinase — translation MNKNNEVVCFGEILWDVLPGRELPGGAPMNVTYHLSKLGRKATLISRVGEDERGIALKKIFEGKGIDTSFVQTDASHNTSIVLATPNEAGDMKYDIVEDVAWDYIQLQPDHEALISQARYFVFGSLAMRSKISRDTLLALMDLPCRKVLDINLRAPFINREHITYQLGKAEVVKMNEEELGLVAGWYGNYIGIEDKMRLLQDKFNMETLIVTRGAKGAAINYHNECYLHDGFKVQVADTIGSGDSFLAAFLSKFMENKDVEAALTFACKVGAFVATKEGGCPDYNVSDIDRTNIICSIHD, via the coding sequence ATGAATAAAAACAACGAGGTTGTCTGTTTTGGTGAAATCCTGTGGGATGTATTGCCCGGCCGGGAACTGCCCGGAGGTGCACCAATGAATGTTACCTACCACCTGTCGAAACTTGGGCGGAAAGCGACCCTCATTTCCAGAGTAGGAGAGGATGAAAGAGGCATTGCTTTAAAAAAGATTTTTGAAGGCAAAGGTATTGATACCAGCTTCGTACAAACAGATGCCAGCCACAACACCAGCATCGTGCTGGCTACGCCCAATGAAGCAGGCGACATGAAATACGATATAGTGGAAGATGTTGCCTGGGATTATATACAGCTGCAGCCCGATCATGAAGCCCTCATCTCCCAGGCACGTTATTTTGTTTTTGGCAGCCTGGCTATGCGCAGCAAAATATCAAGGGATACTTTACTCGCTTTAATGGACCTGCCTTGCAGGAAAGTGCTGGACATTAACCTGAGAGCGCCTTTTATTAACAGGGAGCATATCACTTATCAGCTGGGGAAAGCGGAAGTAGTTAAGATGAATGAAGAAGAACTGGGGCTCGTAGCGGGTTGGTATGGCAACTATATCGGTATCGAAGACAAGATGCGCCTGCTGCAGGATAAGTTCAACATGGAAACACTCATTGTTACCCGTGGCGCAAAAGGAGCAGCTATCAACTATCACAACGAATGCTATCTGCATGATGGTTTTAAAGTACAGGTAGCCGATACCATTGGTAGCGGCGATAGTTTCCTGGCAGCATTTCTTTCAAAATTTATGGAAAATAAAGATGTAGAAGCAGCACTGACATTTGCCTGCAAGGTAGGGGCATTTGTGGCCACAAAGGAGGGTGGCTGCCCTGATTATAATGTCAGTGATATAGACAGGACCAACATCATCTGCTCTATCCACGATTAA
- a CDS encoding TonB-dependent receptor, with amino-acid sequence MKKFLTIIFLCITIHGFAQQMKVEGTVTDKSNHTPVIGATVISQKQTAITDSTGHFSLKADAKELITISCLGMNTITIPVPASGKIAAELSANISDLNQVVVTGYQTQRKADLTGAVSVVNVGDLKKQAVASPVKALQGQVPGVFITSSGSPSAPVTVRIRGVGTLNDNDPLYIIDGVPTKAGMHELNSNDIETMQVLKDASAASIYGARAANGVIIITTKQGRSGRMQVNANAYTAVQTYTTKPKMLNAGGYGQAYWQAAVNTGRDPNANSIGYNFQWHADNNGTPVLDKILLPEYIDGDRRTMRTANTNWFDAISQTGIVQSYDLSVTNGTEKGSYLFSLGYFDNKGVIKTTGFNRLSARMNANYKLLKGRLQVGENFTINRTKEVQDPGVLNLSLQALPIVPVHTVDGIGWGGPWGGMNDRQNPVRLLMDNQQNGYKYLRIFGNVYADLSIINGLNLRTSAGIDYGNYLSDNFQKKYQSGYLTGTENQLTMNYSNSSRVTWTNTLNYNRTFGRHLVNAVAGTEFYKQTDVSFWASRKNYAIEDPNYTYLDAGTGEKNNGGGGAINALMSFFGKVNYTYDSRYLASFTIRRDGSSRFGIHNQYGTFPAFSLGWRLSQEEFFKKNIPSFVSDLKLRYGWGQTGNQEISNVGAYSIYVTDYNGTSYDIAGANTGTLPSGYHITQRGNDHLKWEATTMSNYGVDFGFWEQKLTGSFEYFMKKTSDILVLPPYIAVMGEAGNQWVNGASMENKGWELALTYNGQVSEVEFQVSGNISGYKNKITKLPESVVNNYGGNGLNDNILGRPVNSYYGYVTDGLFRTQKEVDESARQLGKGLGRIRYKDLNSDGVIDDRDRTWIGTPHPDFIYGLNLALQWRNFDFSAFFQGVQGNYVINDVKYNTDFWSVRETGSNKGSRLLNAWSPQNPNSSIPALSATDDNFESRFSTYFVERGDYLKLRNIQLGYNFSKQLLNRLSIQKLRVYVGGDNVWLLHKNKSFTGLDPENPGFGYPNPAVFTGGVNVTF; translated from the coding sequence ATGAAAAAATTTTTAACAATTATCTTTTTGTGCATCACCATTCATGGCTTTGCACAGCAAATGAAGGTCGAAGGTACCGTAACAGACAAGAGTAATCACACCCCGGTTATTGGTGCTACTGTCATCTCGCAGAAACAGACCGCCATCACAGACAGCACCGGGCACTTTTCACTAAAAGCCGACGCAAAGGAACTGATCACTATTTCGTGTCTTGGTATGAATACCATCACCATACCGGTACCCGCATCCGGGAAAATTGCTGCGGAATTATCAGCCAATATTTCAGACCTGAACCAGGTGGTTGTCACCGGTTATCAAACACAACGCAAAGCAGATCTTACCGGAGCGGTGAGTGTGGTAAATGTAGGCGATTTAAAGAAACAGGCTGTGGCAAGTCCTGTTAAAGCATTGCAGGGACAGGTACCTGGTGTTTTCATTACTTCCAGCGGCTCTCCCAGCGCGCCGGTAACCGTACGCATAAGAGGAGTTGGTACGCTGAACGACAACGATCCTTTATATATCATCGACGGTGTGCCTACGAAAGCAGGCATGCATGAGCTAAACTCCAATGATATAGAAACCATGCAGGTACTGAAAGATGCGTCGGCAGCCAGTATTTATGGAGCACGCGCAGCTAATGGCGTCATCATCATCACTACCAAACAAGGCCGCTCCGGCAGAATGCAGGTAAATGCGAATGCTTATACTGCGGTACAAACCTACACTACAAAGCCTAAAATGCTGAATGCAGGCGGCTATGGACAAGCTTATTGGCAGGCCGCCGTCAACACCGGCCGGGATCCCAATGCCAATAGTATTGGGTACAATTTCCAGTGGCATGCGGATAATAACGGAACACCAGTGCTGGATAAGATTTTATTACCTGAGTATATAGATGGAGACAGACGAACCATGCGTACTGCCAATACAAACTGGTTCGACGCTATCTCACAGACGGGCATTGTACAATCTTATGATTTGTCTGTTACAAACGGAACAGAGAAAGGCAGTTACCTTTTCTCGCTCGGATATTTCGATAATAAAGGCGTCATCAAAACCACCGGTTTCAATCGCTTGTCGGCACGCATGAACGCTAATTACAAATTGCTCAAAGGACGTTTACAGGTTGGCGAGAATTTCACCATCAATCGTACTAAGGAAGTGCAGGATCCGGGCGTATTAAATCTCTCTTTACAAGCCTTACCTATTGTACCGGTGCATACGGTAGATGGCATAGGCTGGGGAGGCCCCTGGGGCGGCATGAACGATCGCCAGAACCCTGTCAGGCTGTTAATGGATAATCAGCAAAATGGGTACAAGTACCTGAGGATATTCGGAAATGTATACGCGGATCTGTCTATTATAAACGGTCTGAACCTGCGTACCAGTGCGGGTATTGATTACGGTAATTACCTGTCGGATAATTTTCAGAAAAAGTATCAGTCGGGGTACCTGACAGGTACTGAGAACCAGTTAACAATGAATTATTCCAACAGTTCCCGCGTTACATGGACCAACACCCTGAATTACAACCGCACCTTTGGCAGGCACCTGGTAAATGCGGTGGCAGGAACTGAATTCTATAAACAAACTGATGTGTCGTTCTGGGCCAGCCGGAAAAATTATGCGATAGAAGATCCTAATTATACTTATCTCGATGCCGGTACCGGAGAGAAAAACAATGGCGGCGGTGGTGCTATCAATGCGTTGATGTCGTTCTTCGGAAAAGTGAATTATACGTATGATTCCAGATACCTGGCTTCGTTTACCATACGCCGTGATGGTTCTTCCAGGTTCGGTATCCATAACCAGTATGGTACATTCCCTGCATTTTCGCTGGGCTGGCGTTTGAGTCAGGAAGAATTCTTTAAGAAAAATATTCCTTCTTTCGTTAGCGATCTGAAACTCCGCTATGGCTGGGGCCAGACGGGTAACCAGGAAATCAGCAATGTGGGTGCATATTCTATTTATGTAACAGATTATAATGGCACTTCCTACGATATCGCCGGCGCCAATACGGGTACATTGCCTTCAGGATATCATATCACACAACGGGGAAACGATCACCTCAAATGGGAAGCCACCACGATGAGCAACTATGGAGTGGACTTTGGTTTTTGGGAGCAGAAACTGACTGGAAGCTTTGAATATTTTATGAAGAAAACAAGCGACATATTGGTGTTGCCGCCTTATATCGCTGTGATGGGGGAAGCGGGCAACCAATGGGTAAATGGCGCCTCTATGGAAAATAAAGGCTGGGAGCTGGCATTGACCTACAACGGACAGGTGAGCGAAGTTGAATTCCAGGTATCCGGAAATATATCGGGGTATAAAAATAAAATCACTAAACTGCCGGAATCCGTTGTGAATAATTATGGAGGAAACGGATTGAATGATAACATTCTCGGCCGCCCGGTGAATTCCTACTATGGATATGTTACAGATGGCTTGTTCAGAACACAGAAAGAGGTAGATGAATCCGCCAGGCAGCTGGGTAAAGGATTAGGCAGGATCCGTTATAAAGATCTGAACAGCGACGGTGTTATCGACGACAGAGACCGTACCTGGATAGGCACGCCACATCCTGATTTTATATACGGACTTAACCTGGCGCTGCAATGGAGAAACTTCGATTTTTCCGCTTTCTTTCAGGGCGTACAGGGTAACTACGTTATCAATGATGTAAAATACAATACCGATTTCTGGAGTGTACGGGAAACAGGTTCCAATAAAGGAAGCCGCCTGCTGAATGCATGGTCGCCACAAAATCCGAATTCGTCCATCCCTGCATTATCAGCCACCGACGATAATTTCGAATCCCGGTTCTCCACTTATTTTGTAGAACGGGGCGATTACCTGAAGCTTAGAAATATTCAGCTGGGCTACAACTTCTCCAAACAGTTGCTCAACAGACTCAGTATTCAAAAATTAAGGGTGTATGTAGGAGGCGATAATGTATGGCTCCTGCATAAGAACAAATCATTTACCGGTCTTGATCCTGAGAATCCAGGATTCGGATACCCCAATCCTGCTGTATTTACCGGAGGTGTGAACGTAACCTTTTAA
- a CDS encoding serine hydrolase domain-containing protein, which yields MKLIYFIFAGTILSVSAHAQSLSTRIDNYLHVDPKGHPFNGTALVAYKGNILLYKGYGYMKIDNRKPADTSTIYRIGSLSKPFTSTVIMRLSQDGKLRLRDNLSTYLPGYPKGDSITIENLLTHSSGIKDYLEVKSVQQLPDSAPPVSMDRLISYFKDEPLGDKPGKKFAYSNSNYILLAAIAEKVTGKKFEQVVREMIFTPLQMDHSGFDFLHLADRDKSTGYTLDNKQPSPVIDFDSTYAPGCGSAFTTAMDLYKFYRGLCANQLIDSPRRALAFTPHQWLYGYGWFSYSLYGRKCISHAGGVPGFLSNLQFYPDIDLCIVLLSNMSEGDLVERADKIASLVFQLPYQSSGL from the coding sequence ATGAAGCTGATCTATTTTATTTTTGCCGGAACCATATTATCTGTATCTGCACATGCCCAATCCCTATCCACCAGAATCGACAACTATTTACATGTCGACCCTAAAGGACATCCTTTTAATGGAACGGCATTAGTTGCTTATAAAGGCAATATTCTGCTCTATAAAGGATATGGCTATATGAAAATTGATAACCGGAAACCGGCAGATACATCTACCATTTATCGAATCGGTTCGTTGTCTAAGCCGTTTACGTCAACCGTCATCATGAGGCTGTCCCAGGATGGCAAACTGAGGCTTCGTGACAATTTGTCGACCTATCTTCCAGGTTATCCGAAAGGAGATTCAATTACAATCGAAAATTTACTTACCCATAGTTCGGGCATCAAAGATTACCTGGAAGTGAAATCTGTTCAACAGCTTCCGGATTCAGCACCACCGGTATCAATGGATAGACTGATATCTTATTTCAAAGATGAGCCGTTGGGAGACAAGCCAGGGAAAAAGTTTGCTTATTCGAACTCCAATTATATACTATTGGCGGCCATTGCGGAGAAAGTAACGGGCAAAAAATTCGAACAAGTAGTGAGAGAAATGATATTCACACCTTTGCAGATGGATCATTCCGGTTTTGATTTCCTGCACCTGGCAGACAGGGATAAGTCAACGGGCTATACCCTGGACAACAAACAGCCCTCTCCTGTAATAGATTTTGATTCGACATATGCGCCGGGCTGCGGGTCTGCTTTTACAACCGCAATGGATCTCTATAAATTCTATCGTGGACTTTGTGCAAACCAGCTCATCGATAGCCCAAGAAGGGCACTTGCATTCACTCCTCATCAATGGCTTTATGGCTATGGATGGTTTAGCTATTCTTTATATGGACGTAAATGTATTTCGCATGCCGGAGGGGTTCCGGGCTTTCTTTCCAACCTGCAATTTTATCCTGATATTGATCTTTGCATTGTTTTACTAAGTAATATGTCGGAAGGCGACCTTGTTGAGCGGGCAGATAAAATCGCATCCCTGGTGTTTCAATTACCCTACCAAAGCTCGGGATTGTAA
- a CDS encoding substrate-binding domain-containing protein — protein MMSKTAFGCLVWLSLLTVLLLPACQEKQDKTFIIGVSQLGDADAWRREMKEEIDRELVFNPDLKILYRQADYNSQEQVQQIRELAAHKIDLLIVSPNEAAPLTPVIDSLYKQGIPVVVVDRNISSDSYNSFIGADNIEVGRLAGQYAASYLNKAGNIIEITGLPSSTPALQREKGFGDEIAHYPHINITVIKGDWLEGSVQQQLPQMKKALQNTRLIFAHNDVMANTAATICRQLGFPDIRVIGVDAQPRTGLAFVENKSLLASVLYPTGGGEAIRAAARILHGREAPKRDFLRTIIVDSTNVVMLQQQFNRVIAQQKDIVRQDGLLKEQARTFKTQKNLILILIGNLALLLMLSGLLIYLRRKNIRAYKLLQSQNNEIRSQSEQIQEMAQQVQLASEQKSNFFTNISHELKTPLTLILAPTEECLQNPKTPPHIRSQFTLIKKSASRLSLLVNQLMDFRKLELNKMRLKIQEVDMLPFINDILDAFKGLAKQHHIDCRMITPEASVKLWIDPEKIEKVFFNILSNAFKFTADAGHIYVIIEKNEAADHVTIKVADSGLGLSAQDKERIFDFFYYGDVHNQNGSGIGLALSKELVELHHGTIVVDSEKDKGSAFTITLPMGNTHYSEEQIVPVKDWGYNSEMDTWIADYNIGATPAAVLPSLAESVPASGNTILVVEDNDDLRAFLANRLSIHFAVITAKNGTEGIRMTFEEMPDLIISDIMMPQTDGLQMAQILKSDIRTSHIPIILLTAKTTDEHKVVGLKTNVDAYITKPFNSEVLEETIKNLLENRQRMKTHIAADIPKEALPQANKSEKAFLANFNAIIEKHLSNENFSIQDLCDEMGLSKIQLYRKTKPLLDVSITEYILLQRVQKAKYLIQHQDLSFAEIAYETGFSTPSYFSTSFKKITGMTPKAYKEKYGAKAS, from the coding sequence ATGATGTCAAAAACTGCTTTTGGTTGTCTGGTATGGCTTTCCCTGCTTACTGTATTGCTGCTCCCTGCCTGTCAGGAAAAGCAGGATAAGACCTTTATAATTGGGGTTTCCCAGTTAGGTGATGCAGATGCCTGGCGCAGGGAAATGAAAGAGGAGATCGACCGGGAACTGGTATTTAATCCTGATCTGAAAATTTTATACCGGCAGGCCGACTATAACAGCCAGGAACAAGTGCAGCAGATCAGGGAGCTGGCAGCTCATAAAATTGACCTGCTGATTGTTTCGCCCAATGAAGCAGCGCCGCTCACACCTGTTATTGACAGTTTGTATAAACAAGGGATTCCTGTGGTGGTGGTAGACAGGAACATTTCGTCCGACTCCTATAACTCATTTATAGGAGCGGATAATATTGAAGTAGGCAGACTGGCCGGCCAATATGCTGCGAGCTATTTAAACAAAGCCGGTAACATTATTGAAATTACCGGTCTCCCTTCCTCTACGCCTGCCCTGCAGAGAGAAAAAGGTTTCGGCGACGAAATTGCTCATTATCCGCATATAAATATTACCGTCATAAAAGGCGACTGGCTGGAAGGCAGTGTACAACAGCAGCTGCCACAAATGAAAAAGGCGCTGCAAAATACCCGGCTCATTTTTGCACACAACGACGTGATGGCCAATACTGCCGCTACCATTTGCAGGCAACTGGGCTTCCCCGATATCAGGGTGATTGGAGTAGACGCACAACCCCGCACCGGTCTGGCTTTCGTGGAAAATAAATCATTGCTGGCATCCGTACTCTATCCTACCGGCGGAGGCGAGGCCATCAGGGCTGCCGCCAGGATCCTTCACGGCCGGGAAGCACCCAAACGGGATTTCCTGAGAACCATCATCGTAGACAGCACCAATGTGGTGATGCTGCAACAACAGTTCAACAGGGTCATTGCGCAGCAAAAGGACATTGTACGCCAGGATGGCCTGTTAAAAGAACAGGCAAGGACTTTTAAGACCCAGAAAAACCTGATCCTTATTTTGATCGGGAACCTGGCCTTGCTGTTGATGCTTTCCGGGCTATTGATTTATTTGAGAAGAAAAAATATCAGGGCCTATAAGCTGCTCCAGTCGCAGAACAATGAAATCCGCTCCCAGAGTGAGCAGATCCAGGAAATGGCGCAGCAGGTGCAATTGGCCAGCGAACAAAAGAGTAACTTTTTTACTAATATCTCGCACGAGCTGAAAACGCCGCTCACCCTCATTCTTGCCCCTACGGAAGAATGTCTGCAAAATCCTAAAACGCCCCCGCATATCCGCTCGCAGTTTACATTGATTAAGAAAAGCGCCTCCCGCCTGTCGTTGCTGGTCAATCAACTGATGGATTTTCGCAAGCTGGAGTTAAACAAAATGCGGCTGAAAATACAGGAAGTGGACATGCTTCCATTTATCAACGATATTCTCGATGCCTTTAAAGGATTGGCCAAACAACATCATATTGATTGCAGGATGATCACCCCGGAAGCATCGGTTAAACTCTGGATTGATCCGGAAAAAATAGAGAAAGTATTCTTTAATATACTTTCCAATGCTTTTAAGTTTACTGCAGATGCCGGCCATATTTATGTGATCATCGAAAAAAACGAAGCCGCTGATCATGTCACGATAAAAGTAGCAGATTCGGGATTAGGGCTCAGTGCGCAGGATAAGGAACGTATTTTTGATTTCTTTTACTACGGGGATGTACACAATCAAAATGGCAGCGGGATTGGCCTCGCATTGTCGAAAGAACTGGTAGAACTGCATCACGGAACCATTGTGGTAGACAGTGAAAAAGACAAGGGCTCCGCATTTACAATTACCCTCCCAATGGGTAACACTCACTACAGCGAGGAGCAAATCGTACCCGTCAAAGACTGGGGCTACAACAGCGAAATGGATACCTGGATTGCGGATTACAATATTGGCGCTACTCCGGCAGCTGTTCTTCCTTCACTCGCTGAATCAGTACCAGCTTCCGGTAACACGATTCTTGTTGTGGAAGATAACGATGACCTGAGGGCATTTTTGGCCAACCGCCTGAGTATACACTTTGCTGTTATCACCGCAAAAAATGGTACGGAAGGTATCCGCATGACCTTTGAGGAAATGCCGGACCTCATTATATCAGACATTATGATGCCGCAAACTGATGGCCTGCAGATGGCGCAGATACTCAAATCTGATATCCGTACCTCACATATCCCCATCATTCTGTTGACGGCAAAAACCACCGACGAGCATAAAGTTGTAGGGTTGAAAACTAACGTAGACGCCTATATTACCAAACCATTCAACAGTGAAGTGCTGGAAGAAACCATTAAGAACCTGCTGGAAAACCGCCAGCGCATGAAAACACATATTGCCGCCGACATTCCCAAAGAAGCCCTGCCACAGGCCAACAAGAGCGAAAAAGCATTCCTGGCAAATTTCAATGCGATCATAGAAAAGCATTTGTCTAACGAGAATTTTTCCATCCAGGATTTATGCGATGAAATGGGCTTGTCGAAGATTCAGCTGTACCGGAAAACAAAGCCGTTACTGGATGTAAGTATTACCGAATACATTCTCCTGCAACGGGTGCAGAAAGCGAAGTATTTAATACAGCATCAGGATTTGTCGTTCGCAGAAATAGCGTATGAGACAGGGTTTTCCACGCCGTCTTATTTTTCTACTTCGTTTAAAAAAATTACAGGGATGACGCCTAAGGCGTATAAGGAGAAGTATGGTGCGAAGGCCAGTTGA
- a CDS encoding sugar porter family MFS transporter, with protein sequence MKNRLLFWSIVIALGGLLFGMDVAVISGAEQQIQQVWNLSDVVHGQALAAALYGTIIGALLGGIPAEKYGRKKVLLWIGIIFFISSLGSALAHDVITFMIFRFIGGLGVGASSVVAPMFISEIAPAKSRGKLVATFQFNIVFGILLAYFSNFLLTAQGAEAWRWMLGVLAIPAALFVALLWFVPESPRWLMVHRNDYAAARKILEVSDPEGVDDAIRAIQQEVSADRERASLSVFFSKRYAKPIIMAVLVAMFNQLSGINAIIYFAPRVFELAGMGKSAAFLQSAGVGLVNMIFTMLGLWLIDQLGRRSLMLIGSVGYIISLGAIAAAFYFQYLGGMVVPVLVFLFIASHAIGQGAVIWVFISEIFPNQVRSYGQSLGSSVHWIMAALITSVFPFFANNPAIGPAKIFLFFMVMMTGQLLWVLFRMPETKGVSLEEMEEKLGVKNAESVTRPV encoded by the coding sequence ATGAAAAACAGACTCTTATTTTGGAGCATTGTGATCGCTCTCGGCGGTTTGCTCTTTGGAATGGACGTAGCGGTCATCTCCGGGGCCGAACAACAAATACAACAGGTTTGGAATTTAAGTGATGTAGTTCACGGCCAGGCATTGGCTGCAGCATTATATGGCACCATTATCGGCGCATTGCTGGGAGGCATCCCGGCGGAAAAGTACGGCCGCAAAAAAGTATTGCTCTGGATTGGTATTATCTTCTTTATATCTTCCCTGGGTTCTGCGTTGGCGCATGATGTTATTACTTTTATGATTTTCCGCTTTATCGGCGGTTTGGGAGTGGGAGCTTCTTCTGTAGTGGCTCCGATGTTTATTTCAGAAATTGCACCTGCCAAAAGCCGCGGAAAACTGGTGGCCACCTTCCAGTTTAATATCGTATTTGGGATTTTGCTCGCCTATTTTTCCAACTTCCTGCTAACGGCTCAGGGGGCTGAAGCCTGGCGCTGGATGCTGGGAGTACTGGCCATACCGGCAGCCCTGTTTGTAGCGTTGCTCTGGTTTGTACCGGAAAGTCCGCGTTGGTTAATGGTGCACCGGAATGACTATGCCGCTGCCCGGAAAATCCTGGAGGTATCGGATCCGGAGGGGGTAGATGATGCTATCCGGGCGATTCAACAGGAGGTGAGCGCCGACAGGGAAAGAGCCAGTTTGTCGGTTTTCTTTTCAAAACGTTATGCCAAACCTATTATCATGGCTGTGCTGGTAGCCATGTTTAACCAGCTCTCGGGTATCAATGCCATCATCTATTTCGCCCCGCGGGTTTTTGAACTGGCGGGTATGGGTAAAAGTGCTGCCTTCCTGCAAAGCGCCGGAGTAGGACTTGTAAACATGATCTTTACCATGCTGGGGCTTTGGCTGATAGATCAGCTGGGGCGCAGAAGCCTGATGCTGATCGGATCTGTCGGATACATCATTTCTTTAGGCGCCATCGCCGCCGCATTTTACTTCCAATACCTCGGCGGGATGGTAGTGCCGGTATTGGTATTTCTTTTCATTGCTTCTCATGCCATTGGTCAGGGTGCTGTGATATGGGTATTTATCTCCGAGATTTTCCCCAACCAGGTACGCTCTTACGGTCAGTCGCTGGGCAGTTCCGTTCACTGGATCATGGCGGCGCTTATCACCAGCGTATTTCCATTTTTTGCCAATAATCCCGCCATCGGCCCCGCCAAGATCTTCCTGTTCTTCATGGTGATGATGACCGGACAATTGCTCTGGGTATTGTTCAGAATGCCGGAAACCAAAGGCGTTTCGCTGGAAGAGATGGAAGAAAAGTTAGGCGTTAAAAACGCAGAAAGCGTTACCCGGCCGGTGTAA